One region of Ptychodera flava strain L36383 chromosome 3 unlocalized genomic scaffold, AS_Pfla_20210202 Scaffold_27__1_contigs__length_13241970_pilon, whole genome shotgun sequence genomic DNA includes:
- the LOC139126361 gene encoding dynein regulatory complex protein 12-like, which translates to MPPKKKGKGKGKKKGKKKKKDDVELTIEDKYKQTIHQIESLKDHLAYRKELARRSQAASEEWKARMKSAQDDLQTHHLDQKDITSDMTRQYKTMQTEMGLRVHQLEGELQRVKLQLSSTEQELKKTKEAKERITKEKDQKIEELQAKIDSMELSYEGVLHDALDNMMAKVDAARDSWQEQATKIHEHNKKLLLEFGLNPLDI; encoded by the exons ATGCCACCGAAGAAGAAAGGAAAGGGGAAAGGAAAGAAGAAAggcaaaaagaagaagaaagacg ATGTTGAACTGACAATTGAagataaatataaacaaacaatacaTCAGATAGAGTCATTGAAGGATCATTTAG CATATCGTAAAGAGTTAGCCAGGAGATCACAGGCTGCTAGTGAAGAATGGAAGGCACGAATGAAAAGTGCTCAAGATGATCTTCAAACACATCATTTGGACCAAAAGGACATCACATCAG ATATGACAAGGCAATACAAAACAATGCAGACTGAGATGGGATTGAGGGTTCACCAACTTGAAGGTGAATTACAAAGAGTCAAGCTACAACTAT CAAGTACAGAACAGGAACTAAAGAAGACCAAGGAGGCAAAGGAAAGAATCACCAAAGAAAAAGATCAGAAAATTGAAGAGTTACAAGCCAAAATTGACAGCATGGAATTATCCTATGAAGGGGTGTTACAT GATGCCCTTGATAATATGATGGCTAAGGTAGATGCTGCCAGGGACAGTTGGCAAGAACAAGCAACAAAGATCCATGAACATAACAAGAAACTTCTGCTAGAGTTTGGACTTAATCCACTTGACATATAA
- the LOC139126309 gene encoding electron transfer flavoprotein subunit beta-like: MRDSFKHLTHKMASLRVMVGVKRVIDYAVKIRVKPDKTGVVTEGVKHSMNPFDEIAVEEAVRLKEKKIAKEIIAVSCGPKQSQETLRTALAMGVDRAVHVEVTGKDYEGLGPLQVSKILAKLAQEEDVSLVILGKQAIDDDCNQTGQMLASYLDWPQATFASEVNLDDGHLKVVREIDGGLETVRVKMPCVVTADLRLNEPRYATLPNIMKAKKKPLVKKTAADLGVELAPRIEVLKVEDPPVREAGQKVDDVQDLVAKLKDAGRLG, from the exons ATGAGAGACAGCTTTAAACACTTGACTCACAAAATGGCGTCGCTTCGTGTAATGGTAGGAGTGAAACGAGTGATTGATTATGCGGTTAAA ATCCGTGTAAAACCAGACAAAACTGGTGTTGTCACAGAAGGTGTTAAACACAGTATGAATCCATTCGATGAGATTGCAGTCGAAGAAGCTGTAAGActtaaagaaaagaaaatagcAAAAGAAATCATTGCTGTCAGTTGTGGTCCGAAACAGTCTCAG GAAACACTGAGGACAGCATTGGCAATGGGTGTTGACAGAGCAGTACATGTTGAAGTGACTGGGAAAGACTACGAAGGACTGGGTCCATTACAAGTATCTAAAATACTGGCCAAACTTGCACAAGAAGAGGATGTCAGTTTAGTTATATTAGGCAAACAG GCAATTGATGATGACTGCAACCAGACTGGTCAGATGCTGGCTTCATATCTGGATTGGCCACAGGCAACCTTTGCATCAGAAGTCAATTTAGATGATGGTCACCTGAAAGTTGTCAGAGAAATTGATGGTGGCTTAGAAACAGTTCGTGTCAAGATGCCGTGTGTAGTTACAGCAGATCTCAGATTGAATGAACCAAGATATGCTACATTACCAAACATCATG AAAGCAAAGAAGAAACCATTGGTAAAGAAGACAGCAGCTGATTTAGGGGTGGAACTTGCACCTCGTATAGAAGTATTGAAAGTTGAAGATCCTCCAGTCAGGGAAGCTGGTCAAAAAGTTGATGATGTACAAGATTTGGTTGCAAAACTTAAAGATGCTGGCAGGCTAGGATAG